A portion of the Lolium rigidum isolate FL_2022 chromosome 1, APGP_CSIRO_Lrig_0.1, whole genome shotgun sequence genome contains these proteins:
- the LOC124681651 gene encoding patatin-like protein 2: MTSTSSAGGARQSPSDKEKLVTVLSIDGGGIRGIIPATILAFLEEELKKLDGLDARIADYFDVVAGTSTGGLLTVMLTAPDKNGRPLFDANDLAKFYIDESPKIFPQKNSIFSKISTALRMVSRPKYNGKYLHSLLRRYLGETRLDRTLTNVVIPTFDIAYLQPTIFSSFQLKHHPANNALLSDIAIGTSAAPTFFPPHYFETKDDKGDPRSFNIIDGGLAANNPTLCAMSQVSQDIILGDGELFMQNPVNYGKFMVVSIGCGLNPKEKYSAKDAAKWGILNWIVKDGTAPIVDMFNAASADMVDIHLSVLFGALRSSHRYLRIQYDQLSGSAGSIDDCSKENMDRLVEIGNELLRKNVSRVDLETGRNVEMPGEGTNSEQLSKFARQLSAERSRRKSMLQIN; encoded by the exons ATGACAAGTACCAGTTCGGCCGGAGGTGCACGCCAGAgtccctctgacaaggagaagctgGTCACGGTCCTAAGCATCGATGGCGGCGGTATCAGAGGGATCATCCCGGCCACCATCCTTGCCTTCCTAGAAGAGGAGCTCAAA AAACTGGACGGTCTGGATGCTAGGATTGCAGACTATTTCGACGTTGTCGCTGGCACGAGCACCGGTGGCCTCCTGACGGTGATGCTCACAGCTCCAGACAAGAATGGACGGCCACTGTTCGACGCCAATGATTTGGCCAAGTTCTACATTGATGAGTCGCCCAAAATATTCCCACAGAA gaactcgatcttttccaagATCAGCACAGCTCTGAGGATGGTTAGCAGGCCCAAATACAACGGCAAGTACCTCCATTCGCTGCTTCGTCGGTACCTTGGTGAAACTAGGTTGGACAGGACGCTAACGAATGTAGTTATCCCTACTTTCGATATTGCATACTTGCAACCCACAATTTTCTCGAGCTTTCAG TTGAAGCACCATCCTGCAAACAACGCTCTCTTGTCGGACATCGCGATCGGCACTTCCGCGGCACCAACGTTCTTCCCGCCACACTACTTTGAGACCAAAGACGACAAAGGTGACCCGAGGTCCTTCAACATCATCGATGGCGGGCTCGCCGCCAACAACCCT ACGCTCTGCGCCATGAGCCAAGTGTCCCAGGACATCATATTGGGGGACGGCGAGCTCTTTATGCAGAACCCGGTGAACTACGGGAAGTTCATGGTCGTGTCCATCGGCTGTGGGCTGAACCCAAAAGAAAAGTACAGCGCCAAGGATGCTGCCAAGTGGGGTATCTTGAACTGGATCGTCAAGGACGGCACCGCCCCCATCGTGGACATGTTCAACGCAGCTAGTGCCGACATGGTGGACATCCACCTCTCTGTCCTCTTCGGCGCCCTGCGCTCCTCCCACCGCTACCTGCGCATCCAG TATGATCAATTGAGCGGAAGTGCGGGCTCGATCGACGACTGCTCTAAAGAAAACATGGATAGGCTGGTGGAGATCGGGAATGAGCTTCTCAGGAAGAATGTATCCCGAGTGGACCTGGAGACCGGCCGGAACGTGGAGATGCCCGGCGAGGGCACCAACTCGGAGCAGCTCTCCAAGTTCGCAAGGCAGCTCTCCGCTGAGCGAAGCCGGCGCAAGAGTATGCTTCAGATTAACTAG